In the Tenrec ecaudatus isolate mTenEca1 chromosome 16, mTenEca1.hap1, whole genome shotgun sequence genome, one interval contains:
- the IFIT3 gene encoding interferon-induced protein with tetratricopeptide repeats 3 — MSEIPEDSLRKILLQLKCHFTWNLLIEESDLRDLEERVCNQIEFLNTEFKATMYNLLAYVKHLDGQNEAALECLQQAEELIQQVHTEEAEIRSLVTWGNYAWVYYHMGRFSEAQACIDRVKEICEKFSNPYSLECPELDGEEGWTWLKCGGMRNERAKVCFEKALEERPDDPEFSSGLAIAKYRLEEKPQKHFPVDTLRQAIELNPDNQYVKVLLALKLQKLGREPEGELLTEEAMEKAPHQTDVLRSAGKFYRSKGDLDKALELFLRALEHVPNNSYLHYQIGYCYKEKIKKLQNAEESVTGEKREKIEELRERAIDYLKKALETGIHNPYVYTNLVELLAQRGPDKAAEECCQIAWSKDAEKQPLPQHYGNVREDHMQSEDGAAQHPLEGLQISKKPAEKEKMKCQPQNVAESQLSRNAPNAWYHQGVVHKLKGDVRQAVGCYEKELGRLLRNNPTGIRSLFLPASELERDSETIDQHADSSTPRKPPTLE; from the coding sequence TGAGATCCCCGAGGATTCCCTGAGGAAAATCCTTCTGCAGCTGAAATGCCACTTCACATGGAACTTACTAATTGAAGAGAGTGACCTACGTGATCTCGAAGAGCGAGTGTGCAACCAAATTGAGTTTTTAAACACCGAGTTCAAAGCCACTATGTACAATCTGCTGGCCTATGTAAAACACCTGGACGGTCAGAATGAGGCAGCCTTAGAATGCTTACAACAAGCCGAAGAGCTAATTCAGCAAGTGCACACAGAGGAAGCAGAAATCAGAAGTCTGGTCACCTGGGGAAACTATGCCTGGGTCTACTATCACATGGGCAGGTTCTCAGAAGCGCAAGCGTGTATAGATAGAGTGAAAGAGATCTGTGAGAAGTTTTCCAATCCTTACAGTCTTGAGTGTCCTGAGCTTGACGGCGAGGAAGGGTGGACGTGGTTAAAGTGTGGAGGCATGCGCAATGAAAGGGCAAAGGTCTGCTTTGAGAAAGCCCTGGAAGAGAGACCGGATGACCCTGAGTTTTCCTCTGGACTGGCAATTGCCAAGTACCGTCTGGAGGAAAAACCACAGAAGCACTTCCCTGTCGATACGTTGAGGCAGGCCATTGAGCTGAACCCTGACAACCAGTATGTGAAAGTTCTCTTGGCCCTGAAACTGCAGAAGTTGGGCAGGGAACCTGAAGGGGAGCTACTGACCGAAGAAGCCATGGAGAAAGCTCCCCACCAAACAGATGTTCTTCGGAGTGCAGGCAAATTTTACAGAAGCAAGGGTGATCTAGACAAAGCTCTCGAACTGTTTCTGAGGGCGCTGGAACACGTACCAAATAACAGTTACCTCCATTACCAAATCGGATACTGCTACAAGGAAAAAATCAAGAAGTTGCAGAATGCAGAAGAAAGTGTCACTGGTGAGAAGCGAGAAAAGATCGAAGAACTAAGGGAACGTGCTATAGACTATCTGAAGAAAGCTCTTGAAACGGGCATTCATAATCCATATGTCTACACCAATCTCGTGGAGCTGCTGGCACAAAGAGGCCCCGACAAAGCAGCAGAAGAATGTTGCCAGATAGCCTGGAGTAAGGATGCCGAGAAGCAGCCGCTCCCTCAGCACTACGGCAACGTCCGGGAAGATCACATGCAGTCTGAAGATGGTGCTGCCCAACATCCTTTGGAGGGTTTGCAGATAAGCAAAAAACCAGCAGAGAAGGAAAAGATGAAATGCCAACCACAAAATGTAGCTGAAAGTCAACTTTCACGAAATGCACCAAATGCTTGGTACCATCAAGGAGTAGTTCACAAGCTGAAGGGGGATGTGCGGCAAGCCGTGGGATGCTATGAGAAGGAGCTGGGCCGCCTGCTAAGGAACAACCCTACGGGCATCAGAAGCTTGTTCCTGCCAGCATCGGAGCTTGAGAGGGACAGTGAAACGATTGACCAGCATGCAGACAGCTCCACTCCCAGAAAGCCTCCAACCCTTGAGTAG
- the LOC142429334 gene encoding antiviral innate immune response effector IFIT1-like — translation MSQHADEHWLKESLEQLRCHFTWQLIIEDEEMPDLESRILEEIEFLDTQYNVEIHNLLAYVRHRKNQTEAALENLQKAEELIRQKHGDQSDVKSVVTWGNYAWVYYHLGRVAEAQTYLGKVEKTCKKFESPSRYRIKCPEIDCAEGWALLKCGGQNYEQAKVCFEKALEADPENPEFCTGYAIILYRLDSVNKDTQRTEHSLLPLRKAVRLNPEDVLIKVLLALKLQDLGQEEEGEQYIEEALTSTSSQTYVFRHAARFYRIKGSVDKALQLLKMALERTPDSAFLHHQIGLCYRDLMIQMKEANNRQPRVQSRANDNIIKSAIFHLEYAVKQKPTFDVAYVHLASMYIEANDYRKAEETYQKAFKIKALDGVKKQKLHLQYARFLGFQRKDEDAAIRHYLEVVKIEIESFTKEKSISSLEKLALRKCQRNPSDAESWGLLGFIYKMKGEINEALDCYEKAIRLATDCELSERGSP, via the exons ATGAG TCAGCACGCTGATGAGCACTGGCTCAAGGAGAGTCTGGAGCAGTTGAGATGCCACTTCACATGGCAGTTAATAATTGAAGACGAGGAAATGCCTGATTTAGAAAGCAGGATTTTGGAGGAGATTGAGTTCCTAGACACTCAATACAATGTGGAAATACACAACCTCCTGGCCTACGTGCGGCATCGGAAGAACCAAACTGAGGCAGCCCTGGAGAACCTGCAAAAGGCTGAAGAGCTCATCCGGCAAAAACATGGTGACCAGTCTGATGTGAAAAGTGTGGTTACTTGGGGCAATTATGCCTGGGTGTACTACCACCTGGGGAGAGTGGCAGAAGCTCAGACTTACCTGGGTAAGGTGGAGAAGACTTGCAAGAAGTTTGAAAGTCCCTCCCGCTATAGGATAAAGTGCCCCGAGATAGACTGTGCTGAAGGATGGGCCTTGCTGAAGTGTGGAGGACAAAACTATGAACAGGCCaaagtctgctttgagaaggctctGGAAGCAGACCCTGAAAATCCTGAATTCTGTACGGGGTATGCAATTATCCTGTATCGCCTGGATAGCGTCAACAAAGACACACAACGAACTGAGCATTCTCTGCTTCCCCTGAGGAAGGCTGTCAGGTTAAATCCAGAAGATGTACTTATTAAAGTTCTCCTGGCCCTGAAGCTTCAGGACTTAGGccaagaagaggaaggggaaCAGTACATCGAAGAAGCACTGACCAGCACATCCTCCCAGACCTATGTCTTTCGACACGCAGCCAGGTTTTACCGAATAAAAGGCTCTGTGGATAAAGCTCTCCAGTTATTAAAAATGGCCTTGGAGAGAACCCCTGACTCTGCCTTCCTGCACCACCAGATTGGGCTTTGCTACAGGGATCTCATGATTCAGATGAAGGAAGCCAACAACAGGCAGCCTAGAGTGCAGAGCAGAGCAAATGACAACATCATCAAATCAGCTATATTTCATTTGGAGTATGCTGTGAAGCAAAAGcccacctttgatgttgcttATGTACACCTGGCAAGTATGTACATAGAAGCGAATGATTACAGAAAGGCAGAAGAGACTTACCAAAAAGCATTCAAGATCAAAGCCCTTGATGGGGTGAAAAAGCAAAAGTTGCATCTCCAATATGCCCGGTTTCTGGGATTTCAAAGGAAAGATGAGGATGCTGCAATTCGCCATTATTTAGAAGTAGTCAAAATAGAAATCGAGTCATTTACCAAGGAAAAGAGCATCAGTTCACTAGAGAAACTGGCCTTAAGGAAATGTCAGAGAAACCCATCTGATGCGGAAAGTTGGGGCCTCCTTGgattcatctataaaatgaaagGAGAAATAAATGAAGCGCTGGACTGCTATGAGAAGGCCATCAGGCTGGCTACTGACTGTGAGCTCTCTGAGAGAGGGAGTCCCTAG
- the IFIT5 gene encoding interferon-induced protein with tetratricopeptide repeats 5, giving the protein MGEIPRNSLKAILLELECHFTWNLLKKDIDLCDVEDSIGQQLEFLTTKPKLTLYNLLAYVKHLKGQDEEALKSLEQAEEIIQQEHSGEEDVRSLVTWGNYAWVYYHMGQLEEAQKYINKVGKVCKKRASPCNYTLARPEINCEKGWALLKFGGKYYQKAKGAFEKALEAEPDNPEFNIGYAIAVYRLDDSDREGSIKSFSLGPLRKAVALNPDNSYIKVFLALKLQDVNAEAEGERYIEEILDQISAQPYVLRYAAKFYRRKNSWDKALELLKKALEVTPTSSFLHHQMGLCYRAQMIHIKKAAGNRPRGKEKAKMEELIAFATFHFRAAVERDSMFAFAYTDLANMYAEGGQYRSAEDVFQKALLLENITNDHKQQIHYHYGRFQEFHRRSEKTAILHYVEALKVKERSSLCPKLTSAVKKLASKRLGHNAFDVQSLSALGFVCKLEGEQRRAAGYYERAQKMEPDNVEFLAALSELRLSI; this is encoded by the exons ATGGG TGAAATTCCGAGGAATTCCTTGAAGGCCATCCTGTTGGAGTTAGAATGTCACTTTACTTGGAATTTACTGAAGAAAGACATCGATCTGTGTGATGTGGAAGATTCAATTGGGCAACAGCTGGAGTTTCTTACTACAAAACCCAAACTAACTCTCTATAACCTATTGGCTTATGTGAAACACCTGAAGGGCCAAGATGAAGAGGCCCTAAAGAGCTTGGAACAAGCAGAAGAAATCATCCAGCAAGAACACTCAGGCGAAGAAGACGTGCGAAGTCTAGTCACCTGGGGAAATTACGCGTGGGTCTATTATCACATGGGCCAACTTGAAGAAGCTCAGAAGTACATAAACAAGGTAGGGAAGGTCTGTAAGAAACGGGCCAGTCCTTGTAACTATACGTTGGCGCGCCCTGAGATCAACTGTGAGAAAGGGTGGGCGCTCTTGAAATTTGGAGGGAAATATTACCAAAAGGCTAAAGGAGCTTTTGAGAAGGCTCTGGAAGCAGAACCTGACAATCCAGAATTTAACATTGGCTATGCCATTGCGGTCTATCGGCTAGATGACTCTGACAGGGAAGGGTCTATAAAGAGCTTTTCTCTGGGCCCTTTAAGGAAAGCTGTTGCCCTGAACCCCGACAACTCCTACATTAAGGTTTTCCTGGCCTTGAAGCTTCAAGACGTGAATGCAGAGGCTGAAGGAGAAAGGTACATTGAAGAAATCCTGGACCAAATATCAGCCCAGCCTTACGTGCTTCGTTATGCAGCCAAATTCTACCGGAGGAAAAATTCCTGGGACAAAGCCCTGGAGCTTTTAAAAAAGGCCTTGGAGGTGACCCCCACCTCTTCTTTCCTGCATCACCAAATGGGGCTCTGCTACAGGGCCCAGATGATCCACATCAAGAAGGCCGCGGGCAACAGGCCCAGAGGAAAGGAGAAGGCGAAAATGGAAGAGCTGATTGCCTTTGCTACATTTCACTTCCGAGCGGCGGTGGAACGCGACTCCATGTTTGCCTTTGCCTACACAGACCTGGCCAACATGTACGCAGAGGGAGGCCAGTATAGGAGCGCTGAAGACGTTTTCCAGAAAGCCCTTCTGCTGGAGAACATTACCAACGATCACAAACAACAGATCCATTACCACTACGGCCGCTTCCAGGAATTCCACCGCAGGTCAGAAAAGACTGCCATTCTTCATTATGTAGAAGCCTTAAAGGTCAAAGAAAGATCGTCCCTGTGCCCCAAACTGACAAGTGCCGTGAAGAAATTAGCTTCCAAGAGACTTGGTCACAATGCCTTCGACGTGCAGAGTTTAAGTGCCCTGGGGTTCGTCTGCAAGCTGGAGGGGGAGCAGAGGCGAGCTGCCGGGTACTACGAGAGGGCTCAGAAGATGGAGCCCGACAACGTGGAATTCCTCGCTGCTCTCAGTGAGCTGCGCCTTTCCATTTAG